The Vicia villosa cultivar HV-30 ecotype Madison, WI unplaced genomic scaffold, Vvil1.0 ctg.004193F_1_1, whole genome shotgun sequence region TGTTGGTATTAAGAGGGAAAGTTGGGATGGTTTTGACTTCTGTTATAGCTATTGTGAAACTGGCTGaatgtaaaaaagaaaaaaacaattagtTGCAATTAGAACCTTTAGGACTGGTCTGGACAGTTAGTGTGAATAGATGTGAGATGGTTGCTGCAAGGTTCAGTTGGGTTTTGTGTGGGTTTGGATGCAGGGATTAAAGTTATTCTGAAACTGAGTTTTGTTTTTGTAAGTGTGCAGGGCTCGTTCGGTATATGCAGGACTGGTGACAGTGTAAATGAGTGGAGCATCTTATTTGCTTGACGGGAACGTTGCTGGTCAGGTTTTTTATGAGGTATGAAAATCAGTTAGAATTTAGGTGTTTGTATAGTTGGCTATTAGAAATGCTTTTTCTGCTACTGTTAGTGATTTAGGATGGTTGAATGTTAGTTAGGGAGTTATGTTAGGTCGGTGAAAAAGGGTTTATGTTAGGAATGTTAGGAAATGATTGAATGAGGGTTGTATGTGTGGATTCTGATTTTGGTATGAAGCTGACTTGTGGTATGGTATGGATATTTGGAATTATATGCGGGTTCAGGTGTTAATACGGTGCGGTTCGGTTCTGTCAAGTGCAGAGAAGCTTGAATGTAATTAGTTAATGATGTATGGACTGCTAGGAAAATAGTTAGAAGAAGATGTTAGGCTTTTTTCTTTGAATTGTATGTGCAGGGACTGattgtatttattttttgttgacaGGTACATAAAGAAAGAGAATGAAGCTGAATTCTGGTGCTGAGCTGGAAGATGAAGAAGCAAAGGTCTATTGGACTTGAATTGAAGATTCGAGATTAGGATAAAGGCACCAAAACTCGATGTTTGGATATTTTGTAATGGATTTTTgtattgtatgatttttgtaatgaGTTTATGATGTAATGCATGGACTCAAATGTATGAATAATTGGtctttttgtaatgaacatgATTTGGATAATGAGGGAAGTTTGTGTTCGGATTGTGACAACTTGACTTATTTGAATCATGAATTGTTTGAATGGTGTAATGTAATATACTTGAACTTGTAATGAACTTGTGATGGATTTGGTTGAATGGGAGTAATGAAAATGGCTCTTTTTTGTAATGAATATTGGATAGAAATTTGGAAGGGCTTTGTAAAATGGATTGGACTTTGGAAATGTAATTTGACCTTTGAACCTTAGAATAGTGGAGTGTTGACTTTTGATTTGAATGTtgaccttttcaaataaaccttgatttttccTTGTACTTGTAATGGATTTGAATACATGACTTCACTCTTGTACTTTAAGTAGTAAATGATTCTTGCATCTTCTCTCATactcatttgaattttaaattcaaaacatatacTTTCTTAGATCTCCATCTTTGCAAACTTAGTGAAGCAATCCAAGTGGAATAGTAACCAAAGATATGGATCAACATGAATTTAGTCAAAAGGTCAACTTTGCTTGATGTAGTCAACAACCTTGCAAATAATCTCCACCTGTCTTTTTTTCCTCAATAAATCAATAACATCTTTAATTGACTTGCAAGACATTCTTAAGCATGTCGAGACCACCAAAtgcctagggaaataaaccctaggtcaAAACATTCCATGTGAATAGAATTCCTCTCATCAAGTGCCTTTCAAAATCTGAACTAATCATAGTCTCGATCGTGTGCAAGACGCCATCCTTGAGGAGATAAATAACCTTGCCAAGACCTAAGTGAAACCTCAACTTACTTTATGACCTTTGATCCCATGCCTTTATatgctttatttaatgaatgaatgcaaagccgTGCAAATGCCCTAACgagggtatgcagatgaaatgggaagcttaagccagttaaaagtaaaggggtaggacaaatttggggtatgacaacccggtggactgaaaacccgaaagggcggtccaggaaaaagttagggattcatggcaagtaactacatcagacaagacttgatcatcagcagtcatctgtttatcataaagaagttcaacacatttcaacggaagcctttgctcaggaattccaagttgagagagaggatggggtcattacatttcaatgtaccttttccacaaaattactactttccaaactttgtaatcatccatggggtcttgccttttgcaggctaccattctattaagaaagtttgagcctttgcccgttatttgcaatcttatttctttcatatatctcaaaatgtcatttattgttgatagtaatttttgaaacaaagagaaaaattgatttcaacaaaacccttttgaaaaatataaaagaagttttactttgattcatgattgcattacaaggaatggatatgttgatgtattcatgtgCAAAAGGGGAAGAATATATTCCACTCAATGtacttttggcctggttcgaatatgatgtagaactcggttattttgttctctcagctccaatgtttcctcagtgttgggtagcatttattctgaagccatcaaagtTTGTAGCAATTTCTGCTCATGTTTGTGGATGATACCTCGAGTgctcagcttgagacatgcttgattgttACATTCtgtactctatctcttgagttaatccttgtgctaagttttggcagcatatgcatcattaacatgcatcaaaaatagtcatgcattcatgtTTGCTATCATGAAGATTACTGTCAATCAGATTGCTCTTTCacttagagtgtcttaagcagaaaatactcactttccttgaaatccccactgaatttgtttctaggtggataatatgtttcagttatgcTGTTCAAATGCCTACGAACAAAAATCCAGTGAGTTATtccctcacttggtccagtcttttttggcagcttctttccatttagtcatggattgaattttggtcgctggatgatgaatgatgagattatgcatttgtgtttgcatcctcaatctttgaaaagaaaagcaaagtattattgattgctcttcaccgtcagtggtacgtcggtgcatctcttctcaccttcagtggaacgttggtgtatatggttatattcatcgtcagtggtacgtcgatgtatttctcttttctaccttcagtggaacgttggtagctcaccttcagtggaacgttggtgtgtaTCTTCATCGCCAGTGGTACGTCGGTGCATCTtttctcaccttcagtggaacgttggtgtatatcttcatcgtcagtggtacgtcgatgaatttctctttaataccttcagtggaacgttggtatatattatcgtcaatggtacggcggtacatctctttcatcgtcagtggtacgtcgatgtatttctccttaataccttcagtggaacgttggtatatgttatcgtcaatggtacggcgatacatctcttttctaccttcagtggaatgttggtagctcaccttcagtggaacgttggtgtgtatcttcatcgtcagtggtacgtcgatatatttctcttcataccttcagtggaacgttggtatatgttatcgtcagtggtacgacgatacatctcttcatcgtcagtggtacatcaatgaatttctctttaataccttcagtggaacgttggtatatgttatcgtcagtggtacggcggtacatctcttcatatcatcagtggaacgatggtgtgttttctgttaataAAAGATGGGTATTCTGATTTTCCAGTGAAAGGTGATATatcttctcatccccagtgaaagaggatgcatattttttcatccctagtgaaagaggatgcccccttttctcacccctagtgaaagaggatgctttATCCTCTCTAGCGCGAAATGTTTTCCctagtgaagtttcttttcccagcaaagtttcgtctctccaacagagtcttgttttccccagtgaagttcttcccgcaagacattttgttttccccagtggagttcctttttcTCCCCAGTGTTGCCATGTTTCAtcgtcatcatatgcattcattaaacatcaCATTATgttttaggttcaaaaattgtgtgtttatatatttaagtctcttcaatttcgtcaaaacgaagatttctaaatcatcgtatctccgaaccgaagaaacttaaataggggcatctgtcataccccaatttttgaccctaaaatcatacatcatttgcattttaatcactaatcaagagcaccattgtgaggctctatctttgatactgtgattgtctctgaggggaatcatcaagcacttttagcttttatttgtttaatactaaccaaaatacaaaaaaaaatatgtaaaagatcgggcaaaaatcaaaacagtgcaagaagaaaattttttgaaaattgaaggtggaaatcgatttacccctatgggaaatcgatttcctgtgcgcaaaattcaaaaaaaaaatataaggagggaagcttgacatcattttggcaccttttttttatttgatcattttaccaattttccacctcaccaaaattaatcccttcattaacccacttaaacctcattttaccatttttaccatttaaatgccatttaAGTACCAAtcaaacacaagttaattaaccaagagcaaatgaccaaattgccactactcttgctctcatcctataaatagaggtctctactctctcatttctcaagcttggagagccaaaaaattgcttgcaaattcatttctcaccctttccaaaaccctcacccaaagttcattttcatagaattagtgagattcacattgaatcttactaattttgaactaaacctcctacatttctctctttgctttgtttgttcatctccaattttgaaggatctacacactttgtgcttgttcttgaagttacttcaacatttgattcaagaattggtaaattcctaaactctaagatgtagatctttgtggcTTGTGTTCAaagcatctttgatgctatattggtcctatttgatggtgatttggtggaaaattcgtgctccattggatatgtgatcataaggtgtttgtatgtttgcctaaatcaagtttcaaagttcataatgctgtttttttgaaaactgtgcgcaggaaatcgatttccactctgttttttgcgccagatctgaattctgcaggcaggaaatcaatttcctacagaggggaatcgatttccagtgaggcagaatgcttgtttttgctatttttgacttgtttttggttttaactcttcttctactccattcttttgatattttctttgaaacacaaattagaggcctaatttctctctaatttcaatggacttagggcgtcgataggatgagaatccaaatccgcaaaattatgtgattgaaattatggatgaaaggagcttttaatgtggttccatcttttgtttctctttatttcgatcgatgaaagtcttaataccttgagagttcttatggattcttggtaaagactagatcactcaccttttttcttttcgtgcggtattgctttcagagagtgatctacatatcgcttctctcgcatgcattagcacataaagttttgaccggcctcgttgtagggtgatttctacataaatcacttggcgatctgcttatcatagcgcaatatttcgtgtcccgaatcaaaaagatcaaatatggaagagaattgtatgcggttgattttaGACTTAtgaaggtttatcgtgtagtcgctatgattttatcaagcttctgataaagttccattgaatttaaatccgagaacatccttcactcaccatcgatcttcattactaactttgataacatacttgacaagtttcaagatgcttatctttaacatctaacaattgactttaatttccgcaatttattatattgctctttatttttcgctttattgctttaatttatcatttcatcatatttatgtttccgctattttctttttgtccatttggacgtttacattccgctattttccctttgtccatttggacgtattgtttatgtttccgctattttctttttgtccacttggaccatactttacttttatgctaaaacactaataaacaacaaaaatctaaaaaacgcttaaggctctctttcggactattggttactatcccgagcattttggagattcggacttatggacttagtgcctctggacccttattttgttgttactctgctgttattctgtctgtctggcattggattgttgtctgtttgtgtgtgcaggtatttccttgaaagtccttgatggttaattccaaggcattgcgataaggattttacccgaaaacagccgttactctgcccgaatTTCGTCAGAATTTCAATGTacttaatgcaaaatggtgctaagataataagttcatctgcatccccaagtggtaatactccggtttagtattgatattccaaaggatgggaaatctaccttgactcacaaatgtcaagtgttggcttcttcttcggttagaccgtttctttccttagcttttattgtacgcaataggatagcctcttcatcttctcccattcttaaattttcaaaatcttctccctttttcgaaaaccttcttatgtttgcaatcttttcaaaaccttttctttaaaaatatcttttgcccttagtggcttttcttcaaaagtttagacactattaatcgtcgaaacgagtggttataccccacgattttgaaatagattgatataatgagatcttttccgcgtgagagagctagtggcatactcgttgattttatccgagttggagcccttctttcatttgcgatgcaaataactcatttgttctcatgctcaagatcaatggctgagcatttctctccgacgacgataaagtgtttattcgtttttttaaaatgttttcccctttaagaggaactacattagccctgacttctccattgcaccgaggaggtatgtaggcacaaggcttaatgtcttgccgagcttattttaaaaataaaacaaacccttttttagcacacacgacacagattttcaaaaaggttcctgtggagtaccacagatatgaggggtgcttaaaaccttccccttgtataatcaacacccgaacctgagttctctttcttgttttaaaaacaaaactttgggtttttcgttcttttcccttttcctttgaaaaaataaagcgcggtggcgatttcaaacgaaatattgagtcgagtcaatcccatggctttgatctcagattttccccgctacaccacACAACTAAAAAGCTTGAAAATGTCCACCGCCCTGCTCCTCTCCGATACCTCCgaaaaataaaaggaagaaaTACTCTCACCATCCCTCACCTGCACCCCACTGTGCGGGAAAATGTATTAAACTTTTAATATTAAGTAATATGAATATTTTTGTCTACTGTGTTAATTTGAGTTAATGTTTGAAGATCTTATAACCTAACTTTTATGGTACATGCAATTTATGTTTGGGAAAATtcttattttaattctttattcTATGAAAAAGACAATAAACATTATTTCTTGCAATTAGTAGTTTAGACAATAAATTTTCTATTGTTAGACCACGTTTTAGGAGAGCGTGGCCAAAGTGGGAAGAAAAAAGTAATTTTAAACAATAAACAACACTTGCACAGAGGGATTGGTTGAAAAACGTCTCGAATTCTTTCAGGCAATACTTTTCacagttttgaaaataaaatttatttgctGTCGAAGAGGAGAAATGTTGTAGTGCACCTATACAAAAATATAACTAAAGATGGCATATAaattacaaaatcaatcacatGAAAAATATGCTAAAGATgacttttataaatattatatatattataacaatCAATCACATACAAAATATATTGTGGAACACATGGGTGCCATACTAGTACAcacaattgaaattgaaatgaaaaagaaaacacacattcAATAAAACTCGAGATACAGATAAAATAGTTAATACACCGGTTCACAAATCACAATGTAGTGGAAATTTCAAATCTGTAATGAAATTATATTGTCGAAACTCGGGGTACAGCGGTTCGGTCTGCCGCGGGTTGAGTTCTTGAGCTCTTGTATCTGAATTTCATTATCTTCAATGGATCGTAcgtcataaaaattaaataaacaatcaTAAGAAGCACAATTGAATACATAGGGATGGAAAGAATAGTGGTGTTCTCACGTGTAGGAGATATCGCCGGCATAGCAATTAGAAAGCAACCAAGAAACAAACTGACCGGAGCTATCACCAGGCGGGCTACTGCTCCACCTGGGGTCAGAACCAATATTGCTATAATTGATACGCAAAAGGAAAACATATTCATTAATGAAAACAGCATGAAACTATCTTTTGTCAAGATCGATTTCCCAGCATTTCCTCTTGTAGAAAAGAAATCATCTGTAATAGTAACTTTCATGTTGTTGTCATCACTTGCACTAACCTGGAAAATTCCACCCGGAGGACTCAGTGCCGATTCATAGGTTACAGTTGCAACAAGAGTCGCAACTATCAACCAAGTGTTACGCTGCTCCTCTGTTATATCAGTTTTAATTCTACGCATCCAAGTTCGAATATCAATGATTGTGGCCAGAAATATTAGTTGTTCTGCAAGTGTCACTACTGCCTTAGTGTTTTTTGAGCCAGATTTTGCTTTAGCACAAATtaatattttcttcttctctggAGTTGTTACCAAATCTAATGCTGTTTTGCTCTCCAAATTCTTTGCATTCAATTTTATCCCCGTTTTTTTTACCAGAAATTGTAGCACCTGTGCTAGCAAATAATTATAAATGAACAAtaaatcttgtattttatttgaaGTAGACATGTGAATTTAATCAAGAGGTTACCTTGGGTTCACTAGTAAGGGCTGAAATGTGCAAAGCAGTGTTGCCTGCATCGTCTTTGTGGttgtatattttattttgcagCTTTCTAGCACCTCTTCGAAAATTTTCTTTGAGCCAGCCAACAAGTACATGAAGGGCCTCATACTGATCATTCTTAACAGCAATATGCAAAGCAGATTCACCTCTCACAGTTACATCTTTAATGGAATCCGGACAAGCAGTGAGGAATTTAGCCAAAAGATCAACCTCGCCATTTTGACACGCAAAATGAAGTGGAGTCAAGCCTTCTCTTCCTTTAACTCTAACAAGATCTTTATTGATGCCAACCAACTTAGACACCATTGCCCTTTGGAAGTTATCCATAGCAAGATGAATGGGGCTGTGTCCTTGCAAATTTAGCTTCGTAGCAAATGAAGGTTTCAAATTCATAATTTCAGTGGCAAACTCGAGATGACCCCTAGATGCAGCGATATGCATAGGAGTATCTACAAATTGGATTTTATCTATGTTTTCCAAAATAGATGGATCATCTTGAATTACTGCATAGAGGAGTTTTATGTCACCTGTTTCAGCTGAAATTTTCAGTTGGTCACCGTTTTTTCTGTTCATGTTTGATACTAAGTTTTGAGTGATGTGTGAAAGATATTGTGTTTTCTGCAAATATTTTTACATGTATGGTATTTAATAGTTTTTATTTCAATATTCTTTGCTTCGTTA contains the following coding sequences:
- the LOC131641873 gene encoding ankyrin repeat-containing protein BDA1-like isoform X2, with the protein product MNRKNGDQLKISAETGDIKLLYAVIQDDPSILENIDKIQFVDTPMHIAASRGHLEFATEIMNLKPSFATKLNLQGHSPIHLAMDNFQRAMVSKLVGINKDLVRVKGREGLTPLHFACQNGEVDLLAKFLTACPDSIKDVTVRGESALHIAVKNDQYEALHVLVGWLKENFRRGARKLQNKIYNHKDDAGNTALHISALTSEPKVLQFLVKKTGIKLNAKNLESKTALDLVTTPEKKKILICAKAKSGSKNTKAVVTLAEQLIFLATIIDIRTWMRRIKTDITEEQRNTWLIVATLVATVTYESALSPPGGIFQVEQ
- the LOC131641873 gene encoding ankyrin repeat-containing protein BDA1-like isoform X1, coding for MNRKNGDQLKISAETGDIKLLYAVIQDDPSILENIDKIQFVDTPMHIAASRGHLEFATEIMNLKPSFATKLNLQGHSPIHLAMDNFQRAMVSKLVGINKDLVRVKGREGLTPLHFACQNGEVDLLAKFLTACPDSIKDVTVRGESALHIAVKNDQYEALHVLVGWLKENFRRGARKLQNKIYNHKDDAGNTALHISALTSEPKVLQFLVKKTGIKLNAKNLESKTALDLVTTPEKKKILICAKAKSGSKNTKAVVTLAEQLIFLATIIDIRTWMRRIKTDITEEQRNTWLIVATLVATVTYESALSPPGGIFQVSASDDNNMKVTITDDFFSTRGNAGKSILTKDSFMLFSLMNMFSFCVSIIAILVLTPGGAVARLVIAPVSLFLGCFLIAMPAISPTRENTTILSIPMYSIVLLMIVYLIFMTYDPLKIMKFRYKSSRTQPAADRTAVPRVSTI